The genomic region CGTGCGTTACACCGAAGACGGCGCAACGGAAGTCGGTTACGCCGCCCGTGCGCACCAGAGCGACGATCCCCACAATACCGTCGTGTCGGTCAAGCGCTTCATGGGCCGCGGCCTGAGCGATCTGGCCGACGCTGCCGCCACACCGTACCGGTTCGTTGATGCGCCGGGCATGGTGCGGCTGGTGACCCGGCAGGGTGAAAAATCGCCGGTCGAGGTGTCCGCCGACATCCTGCGCGCACTCAAGGCGCGGGCCGAATCCAGTCTGGGGGGTGAGCTGACCGGTGCCGTCATCACCGTGCCGGCCTATTTTGACGACGCCCAGCGGCAGGCCACCAAGGATGCCGCACGGCTGGCGGGGCTCAATGTCCTGCGGCTTTTGAACGAACCGACAGCCGCCGCGATTGCCTACGGCCTCGACAATGCTGCCGAAGGCACCTATGTCGTGTACGACCTCGGGGGCGGCACGTTCGACGTGTCGATCCTCAGGCTTACCCGTGGCGTGTTCGAAGTGCTGGCGACCAGCGGCGATTCGGCCCTGGGCGGCGATGACTTTGACCACCGCATCTATTGCTGGCTGCTGGAAAAGGCCGGCCTGTCGCAACTGCCGGACGGCGACATTCGCCGGCTGCTGACCCTCGCCCGTGCCGCCAAGGAACACCTGACCGACAACACCTCGGCCCGCATCAATACCGTGCTTTCGGACCGGCAGGTGATTGACCTCGAACTCAGCCGCGACGAGCTGGCGGCCATTACCCGCACGCTGGTCGACAAGACCCTGCTGCCGGTGCGGCGCGCTCTGCGCGATGCCCGGATCAGCGTGGACGACGTCAAGGGCGTGGTGCTGGTGGGCGGGGCCACGCGCATGCCGCAGGTCCGGCGCGCCGTGGGGGATTTCTTCAAGCGTCCGCCGCTGACCAATCTTGACCCGGACCAGGTGGTGGCCATCGGTGCGGCCATGCAGGCCAACGTGCTGGCCGGCAACAAGGGCGAGGACGACTGGCTGCTGCTGGACGTGACGCCACTGTCGCTGGGGCTGGAAACCATGGGCGGGCTGGTCGAGAAGATCATCCCGCGCAACAGCACCATTCCTACCGCCCGGGCGCAGGAATTCACCACGTTCAAGGACGGCCAGACCGCCATGGCCGTGCATGTGCTGCAAGGAGAGCGCGAGCTGGTGTCCGATTGCCGCAGCCTGGCGCGTTTCGAGCTGCGCGGCATTCCGCCGATGGTGGCCGGTGCCGCCCGTATCCGCGTGACTTTCCAGGTGGATGCCGACGGCCTGCTGTCGGTTGCTGCGCGTGAACAGTCCAGCGGTGTGGAGGCCAGCATCACCATCAAGCCGAGCTACGGCCTGACGGACGACCAGATCACCCAGATGCTGACCGATTCGCTGGCCCACGTGAAAGACGACATTGCCGCGCGCAAGCTGCGCGAGGCCGTCGTCGATGCCGAAAGCCTGATTGCCACCACTGATGCGGCACTCAAGAGCGATGGCGACCTGCTGGCCCCGAGTGAGTTGCAGGCCATCGATAATGCCGTGGCCGCCTTGCGCAGCGCCATTGCCGCCCAGCAGACCGTGGCCATCAATGCCGCGACTGCCAGACTGAACGATGCGACCAACGATTTTGCCTCGCGTCGCATGGATCGCAACATCCGCCGGGCGCTGGCCGGGCAGAAGATCAGCGATCTTTGAGGAGACTGAAACATGCCGAAAATCATCGTGCTGCCGCACGCCGACCTGTGCCCGGATGGCGCCGTGATTGATGCGCAGACCGGACAGAGCATCTGCGAAGCGCTGCTGGAACACGACATCGAAATCGAGCACGCCTGCGAGATGAGCTGTGCCTGCACGACGTGCCACTGCATCGTGCGCGAAGGCTTTGATTCGCTCAACGAGGCGGACGAGCTGGAAGAAGACCTGCTGGACAAGGCGTGGGGGCTGGAAGCGCAGTCCCGCCTGTCGTGCCAGGCCGTGGTGGCCGGCGAGGACCTGGTGATCGACATTCCGCGCTATACCATCAACCATGCCCGGGAGACACACTGATGACACCGTTGGCTGAAATCGAAGCGGGCGGCAGTGTTGCCCGGGTGGCCGAGGCGCTGGCAGGCCTCGGACTGGAAACACCGATCCTCGCCGTGCCGGCATCGACCCGGACTGCCGCCGAGGCGGCTGCCGTGGTGGGCTGTCAGGTGGCGCAGATTGCCAAGACCGTGGTGTTCCGCGACAAGACCCATGACACGCATATCGTCGTGGTGGCCTGTGGCAGCAACCGGATCTGCACGCAAAAGCTGGCGCAGCTGACCGGCAGCAAGATCGGCCGGGCGGATGCCGACTTTGTGCGTGAGCGCAGCGGCTTTGCCATTGGCGGCGTGTCGCCGGTCGGGCACCGGCAGGCGCCGTCAGCCCTGCTGATCGACGAGGAGCTGCTGACGCTGGGGGATGTCTATGCTGCGGCAGGCAGCCCGTTTGCCATTTTCCGCACCACGGGCGCCGAGCTGGCTGCCGCGACGGGCGGGCAGGTGGTCAACATCAAGGAGGATGCAGCATGAAGTGGACCGACAGTCTGGACATTGCCATTGCCCTGTCTGAGTGTCACCCGGAGGTTGATCCGAAGGCCCTGCGCTTTACCGAATTGCGCGAGTGGGTCATGGCCCTGCCGGAGTTTGACGACGAGGCCGGCCGCTGTGGTGAAAAAATCCTGGAGGCCATCCAGATGGCGTGGATCGACGAGGTTGAGTGATCTGCATTGTCGTGTCTGCCGCACCGGGCCCCGTTTGACGGGGCCTTTTCTTTTGCCGGGTTGACGGTGATGCGCGGCATGACAAATGATGTGCCTTCTTGCCAAGGAGAATTCACTCATGCTGATTGACGTCAAACGGGCCACCCTGCTGGTGGTGGATGTGCAGGACAAGTTGCTGCCGGCTATCGACCAGCACGAGGCACTGCAAGAGAGCCTGCTCCGGCTGGTTGGCGCAGCGGTGGATGCCGGCTTGCCGGTGGTGTTCTCCGAGCAGTATCCGCAAGGGCTGGGTGGAACGACGCCAGCACTGCTGGCTCTGGCACCTGAAGCTCCGGTGGTGGAGAAGGTGCATTTTTCCTGCGTGGCCGGCGACTGCCTGCCCGAGAGCCTGTGGCAGCGCGATCAGGTGGTGGTGTGTGGTGCGGAAACCCATGTCTGCGTGTTGCAGACCGTGCTGGAACTGCTGGAGGCCGGCAAGCGGGTGTTTCTGGTGCGGGACGCGGTCGGATCGCGCTCGGCGCTGGACCGGGAGACCGGGTTGCTGCGCATGCAGCAGGCTGGTGCAACGCTGGTGACCCGCGAAATGGTGTTGTTCGAAACGTTGCGGCAGGCAGGGACGGATCTGTTCCGGCACATGAGCCGGCGCTACCTGATCGAAGACGCGCCATTGGCCAACAGCCGGGTGTCCGATGCCTTGCGGCAATCACAGGTACGTGGCAAGTGCTTTACCGATATCCTGGCGCTGTTGCCGAGGCCGCACGGAGCTTTGCGCTTGCGTAGCATTTGCGGCACCGAGGCTGATGTATTGCTGGATGACCTGCCGGGGCAGAGTGGTTCCTGGAGGGTCTATGGCTATCTGCTGCGCCATTTTGACGGAGAAGTGGGAAAGGATGCAGCGCAGGCGGGGCTGGTCTTGTATGCCGAGCATGTTGCAGACGCTCGGGAACATCCGGGAAAGCATCCGAATATCGACCGTTTGCTGGCGATTGTCGCTGGTCGTGGCGCCGTTCTTAGCCATGTCTGAAATAAAATCCTATACATAACA from Laribacter hongkongensis DSM 14985 harbors:
- the hscA gene encoding Fe-S protein assembly chaperone HscA, which translates into the protein MALLQIAEPGLSAAPHQHRLAVGIDLGTTNSLVATVRSGAATVLPDEHGYHLLPSVVRYTEDGATEVGYAARAHQSDDPHNTVVSVKRFMGRGLSDLADAAATPYRFVDAPGMVRLVTRQGEKSPVEVSADILRALKARAESSLGGELTGAVITVPAYFDDAQRQATKDAARLAGLNVLRLLNEPTAAAIAYGLDNAAEGTYVVYDLGGGTFDVSILRLTRGVFEVLATSGDSALGGDDFDHRIYCWLLEKAGLSQLPDGDIRRLLTLARAAKEHLTDNTSARINTVLSDRQVIDLELSRDELAAITRTLVDKTLLPVRRALRDARISVDDVKGVVLVGGATRMPQVRRAVGDFFKRPPLTNLDPDQVVAIGAAMQANVLAGNKGEDDWLLLDVTPLSLGLETMGGLVEKIIPRNSTIPTARAQEFTTFKDGQTAMAVHVLQGERELVSDCRSLARFELRGIPPMVAGAARIRVTFQVDADGLLSVAAREQSSGVEASITIKPSYGLTDDQITQMLTDSLAHVKDDIAARKLREAVVDAESLIATTDAALKSDGDLLAPSELQAIDNAVAALRSAIAAQQTVAINAATARLNDATNDFASRRMDRNIRRALAGQKISDL
- the fdx gene encoding ISC system 2Fe-2S type ferredoxin; the protein is MPKIIVLPHADLCPDGAVIDAQTGQSICEALLEHDIEIEHACEMSCACTTCHCIVREGFDSLNEADELEEDLLDKAWGLEAQSRLSCQAVVAGEDLVIDIPRYTINHARETH
- a CDS encoding YbaK/EbsC family protein, which gives rise to MTPLAEIEAGGSVARVAEALAGLGLETPILAVPASTRTAAEAAAVVGCQVAQIAKTVVFRDKTHDTHIVVVACGSNRICTQKLAQLTGSKIGRADADFVRERSGFAIGGVSPVGHRQAPSALLIDEELLTLGDVYAAAGSPFAIFRTTGAELAAATGGQVVNIKEDAA
- the iscX gene encoding Fe-S cluster assembly protein IscX, which encodes MKWTDSLDIAIALSECHPEVDPKALRFTELREWVMALPEFDDEAGRCGEKILEAIQMAWIDEVE
- a CDS encoding isochorismatase family protein → MLIDVKRATLLVVDVQDKLLPAIDQHEALQESLLRLVGAAVDAGLPVVFSEQYPQGLGGTTPALLALAPEAPVVEKVHFSCVAGDCLPESLWQRDQVVVCGAETHVCVLQTVLELLEAGKRVFLVRDAVGSRSALDRETGLLRMQQAGATLVTREMVLFETLRQAGTDLFRHMSRRYLIEDAPLANSRVSDALRQSQVRGKCFTDILALLPRPHGALRLRSICGTEADVLLDDLPGQSGSWRVYGYLLRHFDGEVGKDAAQAGLVLYAEHVADAREHPGKHPNIDRLLAIVAGRGAVLSHV